CGGTCACGCGCACCCCGCGCTCGACGGCGCGGGCGACGGCCCGGAACCCGGGGTCGGAGACGGCGGGCATGCCCGCGTCGGTCACGACGACGACGGTGCCGCCGTCGTCGACGACGTCGAGGAGCTCGTCGGTGCGGGCGGCCTCGTTGTGCTCGTAGAAGGACACGACGCGGCCCTGGACCTCGACGCCCAGGCGGTCGGCGAGGGCGTGCAGCCGCCGGGTGTCCTCGGCGGCGACGACGTCGGCGGTGGCCAGCAGGCGGCGCAGTCGTGGGGAGGCGTCCTCGGTGTTGCCGATGGGGGTCGCGGCCAGGACGAGGGAGCCGGCTTCCGGCCGGGGCGCGTCGCCGGGGGTGGGCTTCATGGCCTCCACGATCCCATGGCCCCTACGATGCGACCGTGACCGACCCCCAAGGCCTACGCCCCGAGCCGGTGCCCGTCATCTCGGAGTCTCCCCTCGTGGGAGCCCCGCCCCCGGTGCGTGCCCGGCACGCGGCGGAGCCGGCGGCGCTGCTCGTCGAGCCGGCGCCCCCGGTCGCGATCGAGCCGACGCGGGACCGGCTGCTGCGGGCCCTGCTGGGTGACCGCCGGCTGGCGCTGGGCACGACGTGGCGCAGCCGGCTGCTCGACGTGGTGGGCACGATCCTGATCGTCGCCCTGGCGGCGGTGGCGCGGCTGCAGAACCTGGGCCGCCCGGGCACGCTCGTCTTCGACGAGACGTACTACGTCAAGGACGCCTTCACGCTGTGGCGGCTCGGGTTCGAGGCGCAGTGGCCCGAGAGCCCGAACCCGGCGTTCGAGGCGGGCAACGTCGAGACCTACCTGGAGCAGGCCGCCTACGTGGTGCACCCGCAGGTGGGCAAGTGGCTGATCGGCCTGGGCATGCACCTGGGCGGGGGTGCCACGTCGAGCGACGCGTGGCGGCTCGCGAACGCCGTCGTCGGCATCCTGGCGGTGCTGCTGATCATCCGGATCGCTCGCCGGTTGTTCGCGTCGACGTCGATGGGTCTGGTCGCAGGGCTGCTGTTCGCCGTGGACGGCGCGGCGATCGTGCACTCACGGATCGCGCTGCTGGACCAGTTCGTCATGTTCTTCGCGCTGCTGGCGTTCGGCTTCCTGCTGGTGGACCGCGATCAGGCCCGACGGCGGTTGGCGGACCGGGTGGCCGCGATCGTGGACGCGGGAGGAACGGTGTCCCGGTACGGGCCGCGGCTCGGGTTCCGCTGGTGGCGGCTGGCGGCTGGTGTCTCGCTGGGCCTGGCGATCGGCGTGAAGTGGTCGGGCCTGTACTTCGTGGCGGTCTTCGGCCTGCTCACGGTGCTGTGGGACGTGACCGCACGACGTCGGGCCGGCATCGGCCGCTGGTGGGAGGACGCCGTCATCGCGGACGGGCTGCCCGCCTTCGTGCAGCTCGTGCCGACGGCGCTGCTCGTCTACGTGCTGAGCTGGTGGTCGTGGTTCGCCACCCCGGGGGCGTACCTGCGGCAGTGGGCCGCGCAGAACCCGGGCGAGGGCATCACCTGGCTGCCCGAGGCGCTGCGCTCGTTCGTGCACTACCACCAGCAGATGTGGAACTTCCACACCGGGCTGACGTCGGAGCACAACTATCAGTCGAACCCGATCGGGTGGATCATCCAGTGGCGGCCGACGTCGTTCTACTGGAACTGCGTGGGCCGGACGGAGGGCCCGTGCGAGCCGACCGACCAGGCGCAGGCCATCACCTCCCTGGGCAACCCGCTGCTGTGGTGGGCGGCCGCGCTGGCGATCGTCGTCGTGATCGTCGTCGGCATCATGCGCCGCGACTGGCGGGCGCTGGCCGTGCTCTCGGGCACCATCGCGGGCTGGGTGCCGTGGGTGGTCACCTACCTCGACACGCAGCGCACCGTGTTCACCTTCTACACGATCGCGTTCGCGCCCTGGGTGGTGCTCACCCTCGTGTACGTCGGCGTCGTCGGGCTGGAGCACACCGAGGGCAGGCCGCGTGCGCGGCGCAAGGTGGTGCTGGCGATCGCGGCGCTCGTGGTGGCGATCGTGGCCGTGTCGGCGGTCTTCTACCCGCTGTGGACGGCCCAGGAGGTGCCGTTCCCCTACTGGCAGAACGTCGTCCGGCTGCGGAACTGGATCTGAGGTCCTGCTGACACAGAACTGGCATCTACTGGAACATTGTTCCAGTAGATGCCAGTTTCGTAGCAGCCAGGGCCTACGCCTCGCGGGCCGCGACCGCCTCCGCCGGCGGCGCCCAGACGGCGTCCTTGCTCGGGTGCCAGGCCCACCCCTCGGCGTCCCAGGTGGGGGCGTGCGCGACGATCCGGGTGCGGAACGACTGCCAGTCGCGCGACGACGGCGCGGTCCAGGCCACCTCGGCGACCGCGGGCAGGCGGGGCAGCAGCATCGAGAAGACGTGGTCGGCGGTCTCGAGGGTCTCCGTCCACAGGGCCGCGCTCACGCCCACGACGGCCTCCGCCTGCAGACCGGGCAGCGCCGTCGTCGGCTCCCACTCGTAGGACCGGTGCAGGTCGACGAACCCGCTCCAGTCCTGGCCCAGCGGGTGCCCCGGCTCGTACTGCATGTCGAGGTAGGCGTGCGTGGCCGGGGACATCACGAACCGCGCCCCCGCCTCGGCCGCGCGCAGCAGGGCCGCAGGGTCGGCCCGCGGGTCCCAGTACTGCAGGACCGTGCCGGCGCCCGCCGCCGGGGCCGCCTCCTGCCACGCCACCGGCGTCTTCCCCGCCGACCGCACGGCGTCGAGCGCCAGCCCGACCAGGCGGGAGTACTCGGGCTCATCGAGCGTGTGGCACTCGTCGCCGCCCACGTGCACGTGCGGGCCGAGCGTGGCCGCGGCGACGTCGGCGAGCACGTCCTTGATCCACGGCTCGGTGGCCGGGTTGTCGAACCACAGCCGCGAGAAGCCCACCTCCATGCCGCCGTACGCAGGCGTGGGGACGCCGTCAGGCCGCAGCTCGCCGCACGCGTGCGTGGCCGCGTTGGTGTGCCCCGGCAGGTCGATCTCCGGCACGATCTCCACGAAGCGTGCCGCCGCGTACTCCTGCAGCTCGCGGTACTCGTCCAGCGTGAGGTAGCCGCGCTCGCCGTCGGGCACCAGCCCGCCGGACTGCGTCGGGCCCGACACCTGTGCGAGCGCCGGCCGCGACGGCACCTCGATGCGCCAGCCCTGGTCGTCCGTGAGGTGCAGGTGCAGCACCCGGAGCTTGTACGCCCCGGCCAGGTCGACGACGCGGCGCAGCACCGCGGGCCCGAACCAGTGCCGTGCGACGTCGAGCGTCAGGCCGCGCCACGCGAACCGCGGGGCGTCATGGACGACGACGGCGGGGGCCGTGCGGTCGAGCCCGACGAGCTGGCGCAGCGTGCGCAGGCCGTGCAGCAGGCCGATCTCGGCCGGGGCGGTGATGGTGACGCCGTCGGGGCGGGTCTCGAGGGTGTAGGACTCGTCGGGGGTTTCGACGGGCTCGACCAGCGGGGGCGGCTCGACCACCGGGGACGGCTCGACCGCCGGGGACGGCTCGATCGCCGGGGGCGTGGTTTCGACGGGCTCGACCACCGTCTCGGCGAGGCGGAGCTCGATGAGCGTGCCCTTCGGGGGCTCGCCGTTCTTGGCGAGCACCTGCGGGCCCGCGCCCCGGACGTCGATGCCGAGGGGTGCGAGCAGCTCGGTCGCCAGCGGCGTCCAGCGCAGCGGGGTGTCGGAGACGACGACGACGCGTGCCAGGTCGACCGCTCCAGTCCCGGGCTCCACCGTCGTCGGCCAGGGCACCAGCGGGAACGCGGCGGTCATCGGAGTCCTTCCAGGACGGTGGAGTCGGCGACCGCGACCTGCGGCCGGTGGACGAGACCGTCGACGCCCTCGACGCCGGTCTCGAGCGAGGCCACGGCGAGCAGGGCCTGCGGGAGCGCATGCTCGGTGACGAGCGCTGCCAGGTGATCGACGACGGCCTGCAGCTCGTCGACGTCGACGGCGCCGCCCTGGGTGCGCCCCGCACCCGACCGGCGCTGCTCGGGGTGGACCAGCACCCCGACGCCGCCGCCGGCCAGCAGCGGTTCGAGCGCGCGCACCTGGTCGAGCAGCGCGACGCTGCCGCCCTCGACCTCCAGCACCACGTACCGGCCCGTGCGGTGCGCCGCCTCGACGAGGGGCGTGAGCGCCTCGACGCTCTCCGCGCGCAGGAACGTGCCGTCCGGGCCCGCGCTCCACAGGCGCTGGGAGGCGCGCAGCACCAGGGCCGGCACGGGCGTCGCCGGGTCGTCCGGGTCGGTGGGCGGGTCGTCGTCGGTGGCGGCCAGCACGCGGTCGGGCTCGTCGCTCACGCGGGCCGCGGTCGCCGCGAACACGACACCCTGCACACGCTGCGTGCGGTGCGGCAGCAGCAGGCCGCGCTCGGCGGCGGCGACCTGCCAGTCGAACGTCGCCTCGTCGTCGAACCCCGGCCCGACGCCGATCACCGTGAGCGCCTGGGCATCCGTGAGGGTGCCGACGCCCTGCGCGGAGGCACCGGGGTCACCGCCCGCGACCTCCCTCGTGACGGCGCCCGCCGCACGCAGCGTGGCCAGGGCCGCCTCCTGTCCTGGAGCGGGGTCGACCAGCGCGAGCACCTCGGTGAGCAGGTCCGGTGCCGCCGTCGGCAGCGCGTCCCCGAGCTCGGCGCGCAGGTCGTCGAGCAGGTGCGGGTCCACGACGGCGTCGCCGTCGCCGTCCGTGATCACCGCCGCGTCGGGGTCGAGGTGCACCACCTGCAGGCCTGCGGCCTCGGCGGTGTCCGTGGCCGACGACGACGCCGGTTCGCCGTCGACCGGAAGCCGGTCCTGCTCGACGACGACGGCGGCGCGCGCACCCAGCCGCTCCGCCTCGCTGCGCACCGAGCGGTCGGCGGGACCGTCGGCCAGCAGCACGGGAGCGGCCAGCGCCGTGGCGACGGCGGTCAGCGCGGGGGCCGCGGCGTCGTCGCCCAGGGACGCGACCACGAGCACGGGCGCCTCGGTGAAGACGAGCTGGCTCGCCGTCAGGGCGAGCTCCGCGGGGTCGCTCGCGGGCAGCGTCGTCGTGTGAACACCCAGGTCACGGACCAGAGCAGGAGCTGCCGGTGCCGGCGGCCCGACGACGTCGTCGGGCTCCGGCGTGCATGCGCCGAGGGCGGCGACCAGGGAGAGGACGAGCGTGGGGACCAGCGCGCGACGGATGAGTCGTCTCTGACGGAGAACCACCCGCCCATCCTTACCTATCGGCGGCGCGGCCCGCCATGCCCGGCACTGATCGCCGACCGGCGGGCACCGCTGGCCCGTGGCGTCACGTGCTCTGAGTAGCCCTCGGATCGCCACTCACGGCCGGAGATGAGTCACGGGTGGCACGCAGAGCTCCTACGTACTCGCCGGACGATCGGCATCCGTGTTCTCCGGGTGGCCCGTCCACTGGTTCACAGCACCGGTCGATCTCGCTCGACCGGGAGGCACGGCTCTGCTCGGCTCCAGGAGGCCCCCATGAACGCACGCATGACCAAGCGCACCCGGACGCTCACCGCCGTCTCGGCGGGGATCGTCGCAAGCGTCCTCGTCCTGACGGCCTGCGGCTCGGCCGGCTCCGAGGCCGACGCGCCCGCCACGGAGACGCCCGTCGCCGAGGCCCCGGCCACCGAGGCCCCCGCCGAGGACGCGATCACTCTGCAGGTGGCCAAGGCCGTCGCCGTCGCCGCCGTCGGCGAGGGAGAGGTCACCTACTACGGCGACGAGGACGACCACGGCGCCCGCTGGGAGATCGAGGTCACCCGCGCGGACGGTGCCGAGGTCGACGTGTACGTCGACGCTGAGGGCCGCGTCGTGCACACCACCGAGCGCCCGGCCGAGGAGCCCGCGCAGGCGGCTCCGGCTCCCGAGGCTTCGGCGCCCGCGCCCGAGGCTCCCGCGGCTGAGGCCCCGGCTCCTGCGCCGTCGGGCACCGTGACGCTCGCCGAGGCCAAGCGCATCGCCGTCGCGCACGTCGGCGGTGGCCGCGTGACGTACCACGGCCTCGAGGACGACCACGGCGCCCGCTGGGAGATCGAGGTCACCCGCCCGGGCGGCTCGGA
The Xylanimonas cellulosilytica DSM 15894 DNA segment above includes these coding regions:
- a CDS encoding PepSY domain-containing protein; its protein translation is MNARMTKRTRTLTAVSAGIVASVLVLTACGSAGSEADAPATETPVAEAPATEAPAEDAITLQVAKAVAVAAVGEGEVTYYGDEDDHGARWEIEVTRADGAEVDVYVDAEGRVVHTTERPAEEPAQAAPAPEASAPAPEAPAAEAPAPAPSGTVTLAEAKRIAVAHVGGGRVTYHGLEDDHGARWEIEVTRPGGSEVDVYVAADGRVVRTVG
- a CDS encoding family 20 glycosylhydrolase; its protein translation is MTAAFPLVPWPTTVEPGTGAVDLARVVVVSDTPLRWTPLATELLAPLGIDVRGAGPQVLAKNGEPPKGTLIELRLAETVVEPVETTPPAIEPSPAVEPSPVVEPPPLVEPVETPDESYTLETRPDGVTITAPAEIGLLHGLRTLRQLVGLDRTAPAVVVHDAPRFAWRGLTLDVARHWFGPAVLRRVVDLAGAYKLRVLHLHLTDDQGWRIEVPSRPALAQVSGPTQSGGLVPDGERGYLTLDEYRELQEYAAARFVEIVPEIDLPGHTNAATHACGELRPDGVPTPAYGGMEVGFSRLWFDNPATEPWIKDVLADVAAATLGPHVHVGGDECHTLDEPEYSRLVGLALDAVRSAGKTPVAWQEAAPAAGAGTVLQYWDPRADPAALLRAAEAGARFVMSPATHAYLDMQYEPGHPLGQDWSGFVDLHRSYEWEPTTALPGLQAEAVVGVSAALWTETLETADHVFSMLLPRLPAVAEVAWTAPSSRDWQSFRTRIVAHAPTWDAEGWAWHPSKDAVWAPPAEAVAAREA
- a CDS encoding dolichyl-phosphate-mannose--protein mannosyltransferase is translated as MTDPQGLRPEPVPVISESPLVGAPPPVRARHAAEPAALLVEPAPPVAIEPTRDRLLRALLGDRRLALGTTWRSRLLDVVGTILIVALAAVARLQNLGRPGTLVFDETYYVKDAFTLWRLGFEAQWPESPNPAFEAGNVETYLEQAAYVVHPQVGKWLIGLGMHLGGGATSSDAWRLANAVVGILAVLLIIRIARRLFASTSMGLVAGLLFAVDGAAIVHSRIALLDQFVMFFALLAFGFLLVDRDQARRRLADRVAAIVDAGGTVSRYGPRLGFRWWRLAAGVSLGLAIGVKWSGLYFVAVFGLLTVLWDVTARRRAGIGRWWEDAVIADGLPAFVQLVPTALLVYVLSWWSWFATPGAYLRQWAAQNPGEGITWLPEALRSFVHYHQQMWNFHTGLTSEHNYQSNPIGWIIQWRPTSFYWNCVGRTEGPCEPTDQAQAITSLGNPLLWWAAALAIVVVIVVGIMRRDWRALAVLSGTIAGWVPWVVTYLDTQRTVFTFYTIAFAPWVVLTLVYVGVVGLEHTEGRPRARRKVVLAIAALVVAIVAVSAVFYPLWTAQEVPFPYWQNVVRLRNWI